In a single window of the Terriglobia bacterium genome:
- a CDS encoding transcriptional regulator has product MKFGEFVRGLRARKRMKLREFCLKYGHDPSNWSKVERGELAPPSDRKLLEAWAKQLGVKKGGGEWFRFFDLASIERGKVPDDLMSDKEIVDALPVFFRTFRAKRPTEAELNELIRLLKK; this is encoded by the coding sequence ATGAAATTCGGAGAATTTGTGCGAGGGCTTCGCGCCCGGAAAAGGATGAAGCTCCGTGAGTTCTGTCTCAAATATGGACATGACCCCAGCAACTGGAGCAAGGTGGAGCGTGGAGAGTTGGCGCCGCCCAGCGACCGCAAGTTGTTGGAAGCCTGGGCTAAGCAACTGGGAGTCAAGAAGGGGGGGGGCGAATGGTTTCGGTTTTTCGATCTCGCCTCTATCGAGCGGGGCAAAGTTCCTGATGACCTGATGTCTGATAAGGAAATTGTTGATGCATTGCCGGTTTTTTTCCGAACCTTTCGTGCAAAAAGGCCTACGGAAGCGGAACTGAACGAACTGATTCGATTGCTCAAGAAATAG
- a CDS encoding DUF2130 domain-containing protein, whose product MTEPTIICPNCKTEIKLTESLAAPLVEATRRDFEQRLAQKDADIAKREVSIRTREEALSKEKEVIDQQVAEKMRQERVKIAAEEARKAKLASATDLEQKTRQLADLEEVLRQRDVKLAEAQKAQADLLRKQRELDDAKREVELTIEKRVRAGLAATREQAKKEAEDELKLKVMEKEETISSMQKQIEELKRKAEQGSQQTQGDVQEIELEALLTEKFPQDTIERVPKGEHGGDVLQRVIGPFGQVCGMILWESKRTKNWSDGWLSKLRDDQHAAKAELAVIATQALPKGVETFDQVDGIWVTHFKYAIPIAVALRQSLIEIATARQATEGQQTKMEMVYQYLTGPRFRQRVQAIVEAFSSMHEDLQKEKKAITKQWAKREEQIDRVMQAAVGMYGDLQGIAGKTLQEIEGLELRALNPSPSEDEV is encoded by the coding sequence ATGACTGAACCCACAATCATTTGTCCCAATTGTAAGACCGAGATCAAGCTGACCGAATCGCTCGCGGCGCCGCTCGTCGAGGCGACCCGCCGGGATTTTGAGCAACGCCTCGCTCAGAAAGATGCGGACATCGCCAAGCGCGAAGTGTCGATCCGAACGCGTGAAGAGGCTCTGTCGAAAGAAAAGGAAGTAATCGACCAGCAAGTGGCTGAGAAGATGCGCCAGGAGCGCGTCAAGATTGCGGCTGAGGAAGCCCGCAAAGCGAAGCTCGCTTCGGCGACTGATCTGGAACAAAAGACAAGGCAATTAGCGGACCTCGAGGAGGTCCTCAGGCAGAGAGACGTGAAACTGGCCGAGGCGCAAAAAGCCCAGGCTGACCTTCTCCGGAAGCAGCGCGAACTGGACGATGCCAAGCGCGAGGTGGAGCTGACGATTGAGAAGCGCGTGCGTGCAGGGCTTGCCGCGACGCGGGAGCAGGCGAAAAAGGAAGCAGAAGATGAGTTGAAACTCAAAGTCATGGAGAAAGAGGAAACCATCTCCTCCATGCAAAAACAGATTGAGGAGTTGAAGCGCAAGGCCGAGCAGGGATCGCAGCAAACCCAGGGCGACGTTCAAGAAATTGAACTCGAAGCGCTGTTAACCGAAAAATTTCCTCAGGACACGATCGAGCGGGTTCCCAAAGGTGAACACGGGGGCGATGTGTTGCAGCGCGTTATCGGTCCCTTCGGCCAGGTCTGTGGGATGATTCTGTGGGAATCCAAACGAACCAAGAATTGGAGTGACGGTTGGCTCTCGAAGCTCCGCGACGACCAGCACGCGGCCAAGGCAGAACTTGCCGTGATTGCCACCCAAGCGCTCCCGAAGGGAGTCGAGACATTTGATCAGGTCGATGGCATCTGGGTGACCCACTTCAAATACGCCATCCCGATCGCGGTAGCGCTTCGCCAGTCGCTCATCGAGATAGCCACGGCTCGTCAGGCTACCGAGGGCCAGCAGACCAAGATGGAAATGGTCTACCAATACCTGACCGGTCCGCGGTTCCGGCAGCGGGTCCAAGCTATTGTGGAAGCCTTTTCTTCCATGCACGAGGATTTGCAGAAGGAGAAGAAAGCGATCACCAAGCAATGGGCCAAGCGGGAGGAGCAGATTGACCGCGTCATGCAGGCGGCCGTAGGAATGTACGGCGATCTACAAGGCATCGCTGGGAAGACGCTGCAAGAGATTGAAGGGCTGGAATTGCGAGCGTTGAATCCTTCTCCATCTGAGGACGAAGTGTAG
- a CDS encoding type IV toxin-antitoxin system AbiEi family antitoxin, which produces MTSEKGSKINRLLRKWPSGAVAVSPWLEKQGVYQQLVHEYEKNSWLRRIGQGAYARLGDKVDWTGALYAIQEQMGLPIHAGGKTALQMLGLAHYLPLGKDAVVSWFGPPGVRLPTWFKQYQWDVKVRYTATNLFAGDPNQGLTKGETGFYSFKLSTRERAIMEVLYLVPRAQSYEEARLLMEGLTTLRPRVVESLVTHCTSVKVKRLFMVLAEGCRHPWVKRLDLSGVDFGKGKRMLVKGGRLDPKYNITVPDINARQSESGGRG; this is translated from the coding sequence ATGACTAGTGAAAAAGGAAGCAAAATAAACCGGCTTCTCAGAAAATGGCCGTCGGGCGCGGTCGCAGTGTCGCCCTGGCTGGAAAAGCAGGGCGTCTACCAGCAACTGGTTCACGAATACGAGAAGAATTCGTGGCTGCGCCGGATCGGTCAGGGGGCCTATGCCCGGTTGGGCGATAAGGTCGATTGGACAGGCGCCCTTTATGCCATTCAAGAGCAGATGGGGCTCCCCATTCACGCAGGAGGGAAAACGGCACTGCAAATGCTTGGACTTGCCCATTACTTGCCCCTAGGGAAAGATGCCGTCGTTTCCTGGTTCGGACCTCCCGGCGTCAGGCTTCCCACGTGGTTCAAGCAATACCAGTGGGATGTCAAGGTCAGGTACACAGCCACAAACCTGTTTGCTGGGGACCCAAATCAAGGCCTGACGAAAGGAGAGACGGGGTTCTATTCATTCAAGCTTTCCACGCGCGAGCGAGCGATCATGGAAGTCCTGTACTTGGTCCCCAGGGCACAATCGTATGAAGAAGCCAGGCTTCTCATGGAAGGGCTAACGACGTTACGTCCCCGCGTCGTCGAGTCTCTGGTCACACACTGTACCTCGGTGAAGGTCAAACGCTTGTTCATGGTGCTTGCCGAAGGCTGTCGACATCCCTGGGTCAAGAGGCTCGACCTGTCGGGTGTCGATTTCGGCAAGGGGAAGCGCATGTTAGTCAAAGGGGGGCGGCTTGATCCCAAATACAACATTACCGTGCCGGACATAAACGCACGGCAGAGCGAATCTGGAGGGCGTGGTTGA
- a CDS encoding ImmA/IrrE family metallo-endopeptidase — translation MKTLKFFKAPFFNSYEIQKKADQFRKRYAAAGIPVDIEDIIEFELKLGIRPVSDLYLKCNTNAYLTADCSSIVVDEGQYLNPRNLFPLRFSLAHEVGHLVLHKDIVNKFRPGSIDEWKNIMKSIPDREYGFLEYHSHEFAGRLLVPPESLILEIGSCRADIKRTYDQYPDISDDLVIEYVASKIYRKFEVSPEVIARRIKIEKVWKRP, via the coding sequence TTGAAGACTCTTAAATTCTTCAAAGCCCCCTTCTTCAATTCATACGAAATTCAAAAGAAGGCTGACCAATTCAGAAAGCGGTATGCCGCTGCTGGCATTCCCGTGGATATTGAAGACATCATTGAGTTTGAGCTGAAATTGGGCATCCGACCCGTGAGCGACCTATACCTCAAATGCAACACCAATGCCTATCTCACTGCCGACTGTTCCTCAATTGTTGTGGATGAGGGCCAATACTTGAACCCACGGAACCTTTTTCCACTGAGATTTTCCTTGGCTCACGAAGTGGGCCATCTCGTTCTTCATAAGGACATTGTTAATAAATTTCGGCCTGGCTCCATCGATGAGTGGAAGAACATTATGAAATCGATTCCCGATCGCGAGTATGGGTTTTTGGAATACCATTCGCACGAGTTTGCAGGAAGGCTGCTTGTCCCTCCAGAATCCCTGATTTTGGAAATCGGATCTTGCAGGGCTGATATCAAGAGAACCTACGACCAATACCCGGACATCTCCGATGACTTGGTCATCGAATATGTGGCTTCAAAAATCTACAGGAAATTTGAGGTGTCCCCCGAGGTGATTGCAAGGAGGATCAAGATTGAAAAAGTGTGGAAGCGGCCGTAA
- a CDS encoding oxidoreductase: MSDLPPFIEVEDFAGEDFTEKWRVCLEELYRTYLDTVAFGNLRFRGLPVRCQFRPMTFGKHFAFWHMMQEGKIEDDRHIDLQRCRRVRWISWVIQNSENEPRIRVFEQAPRNRERSYVLWLDEEDYAVILWRRNDYYLLKTAFLLKEHKKKEFARDWEKYKSGQNG; the protein is encoded by the coding sequence TTGAGCGACCTGCCACCATTCATCGAGGTGGAAGATTTCGCCGGGGAGGATTTCACTGAGAAGTGGCGGGTGTGTCTTGAGGAGTTGTACCGCACTTACCTGGACACCGTTGCATTTGGAAATCTGAGATTTCGGGGACTCCCGGTGAGATGTCAATTTCGACCCATGACTTTTGGCAAACATTTCGCTTTCTGGCACATGATGCAAGAGGGGAAGATTGAGGATGACCGGCATATTGATCTTCAGCGCTGTCGCCGAGTCCGCTGGATCAGTTGGGTAATCCAAAATAGTGAAAACGAACCAAGAATCCGAGTCTTCGAACAAGCGCCTCGGAACCGTGAAAGATCCTACGTGCTTTGGCTTGACGAGGAGGATTATGCCGTGATTCTGTGGAGAAGAAACGATTACTATCTCCTCAAGACAGCGTTCCTGTTGAAGGAACATAAAAAAAAGGAGTTTGCTCGGGATTGGGAGAAGTACAAATCGGGTCAAAACGGCTGA
- a CDS encoding DUF3800 domain-containing protein, translating to MSQIFNIYCDESCHLEHDRQPIMILGAVWSPQVKTREIATRLHEIKMRHNLSPTFELKWGKVSKGKENYYQEVLDYFFENPDLHFRALVADKTRLRHEAFGQDHDTWYYKMYFVLLQVLFSPEGRYRIYLDQKDTRGGQKVEKLHEVLCHNVYDFDLEIIERVQIVASHEVEQVQLCDFLSGIVGYAVRELKGNSAKLALVQRMRKRSGYSLTRSTLLTESKANIFRWQPDEVIG from the coding sequence ATGAGCCAAATATTCAACATCTACTGTGATGAGAGTTGTCACCTGGAACATGACCGGCAACCGATTATGATCCTGGGGGCCGTGTGGTCTCCCCAAGTGAAGACCCGCGAGATCGCGACGCGGCTTCACGAAATCAAGATGCGACATAACCTGAGTCCAACCTTCGAGTTAAAATGGGGGAAAGTTTCAAAAGGGAAAGAGAACTATTACCAAGAGGTTTTGGACTATTTCTTTGAAAACCCTGACTTGCACTTTCGAGCACTCGTGGCAGATAAGACGAGACTTCGACACGAAGCGTTCGGACAAGATCACGACACTTGGTACTACAAGATGTATTTTGTACTCCTCCAGGTTCTGTTCAGTCCCGAAGGGCGATATAGAATTTATCTGGACCAGAAGGATACTCGGGGTGGTCAGAAAGTTGAAAAGCTGCACGAAGTGCTCTGTCACAACGTGTATGACTTCGATCTTGAAATTATCGAACGCGTCCAGATTGTTGCTTCTCACGAAGTGGAACAAGTCCAGCTTTGTGATTTCTTGTCCGGGATTGTCGGCTATGCTGTCCGTGAGCTGAAAGGAAACAGTGCGAAGCTGGCCTTGGTTCAGCGGATGCGTAAGCGCTCCGGCTATTCGCTCACACGCTCCACGCTCCTCACTGAATCGAAGGCGAACATTTTCAGGTGGCAGCCGGACGAGGTGATTGGTTGA